In Nitrobacteraceae bacterium AZCC 1564, the following proteins share a genomic window:
- a CDS encoding ABC-type branched-subunit amino acid transport system substrate-binding protein (product_source=COG0683; cath_funfam=3.40.50.2300; cleavage_site_network=SignalP-noTM; cog=COG0683; pfam=PF13458; superfamily=53822; transmembrane_helix_parts=Inside_1_6,TMhelix_7_26,Outside_27_408): MRTTSGLAVLSAALTMLAATSGGALAQKKYDPGATDTEIKIGNIMPYSGPASAYGIIGKTEAAYFNKINAEGGINGRKINFISYDDGYSPPKAVEQARKLVESDEVLFIFNSLGTPSNSAIQKYMNAKKVPQLFVATGATKWNDPKDFPWTMGWQPNYQSEGRIYAKYLMKEKPNAKIGILYQNDDFGKDMLKGLKDGLGAKAASMIIAEEPYEVTSPTVDTQIVTLKSKGADVFMSFTTPKFGAQSIKKVAELGWKPLFILNNVAASVGSVIKPAGYNNAQDVISAAYAKDATDPQWKDDPGMKNFDAFLAKNFPEGNREDGSVMYGFNAAQTLVHVLKMCGDNLTRANVMKQAASLKNLQLDGTLPGITLNTSPTDFAPIEQLQLMRFQGERWHLFGDIISGEVGG; encoded by the coding sequence ATGAGGACCACGTCTGGACTTGCAGTACTTTCGGCTGCGCTCACAATGCTCGCAGCCACAAGCGGCGGCGCACTTGCTCAGAAAAAATACGATCCGGGCGCAACGGACACGGAAATCAAGATCGGCAATATCATGCCTTACAGCGGCCCCGCTTCCGCTTACGGCATCATCGGCAAGACTGAAGCCGCTTACTTCAACAAAATTAATGCCGAGGGCGGCATCAACGGTCGCAAGATCAATTTTATCTCTTACGACGACGGCTACAGCCCGCCCAAAGCAGTCGAGCAGGCGCGCAAGCTCGTCGAGAGCGATGAAGTTCTCTTCATATTCAATTCGCTCGGCACGCCATCCAACTCGGCCATCCAGAAGTACATGAACGCCAAGAAAGTGCCGCAGCTGTTTGTTGCAACTGGCGCGACCAAGTGGAACGATCCGAAAGATTTCCCTTGGACCATGGGCTGGCAGCCCAACTATCAGAGCGAAGGGCGCATCTACGCCAAGTATCTGATGAAGGAAAAGCCAAACGCCAAAATCGGAATTCTTTATCAAAACGATGACTTCGGCAAAGACATGCTGAAAGGCCTCAAAGACGGCCTGGGCGCGAAAGCGGCCAGCATGATCATCGCCGAGGAGCCATATGAAGTCACTTCGCCAACGGTGGATACTCAGATCGTCACGCTGAAATCGAAGGGCGCTGACGTCTTCATGAGCTTCACCACACCGAAGTTCGGTGCGCAGTCGATCAAGAAGGTGGCGGAGCTTGGCTGGAAGCCGTTGTTCATTCTCAATAACGTCGCGGCATCTGTCGGCAGCGTCATCAAGCCGGCTGGCTACAACAACGCCCAGGACGTTATCTCCGCGGCCTACGCCAAGGACGCGACAGACCCACAATGGAAAGACGATCCGGGAATGAAGAACTTCGATGCGTTCCTGGCGAAGAACTTTCCGGAAGGAAACCGCGAAGACGGGTCGGTCATGTATGGCTTTAATGCTGCACAGACGCTGGTCCACGTCCTCAAGATGTGCGGCGATAATCTCACCCGTGCGAATGTGATGAAGCAGGCCGCCAGCCTGAAGAACCTTCAACTCGACGGCACCCTGCCAGGCATCACCCTCAACACCAGTCCGACAGACTTCGCGCCCATCGAGCAATTGCAGTTGATGCGCTTCCAGGGCGAGCGTTGGCATCTCTTTGGCGATATCATCAGCGGTGAAGTCGGCGGCTAA
- a CDS encoding glycerate 2-kinase (product_source=KO:K11529; cath_funfam=3.40.1480.10,3.40.50.10180; cog=COG2379; ko=KO:K11529; pfam=PF05161,PF13660; superfamily=82544): MTDRRPLLHAIFDAAVAAAHPDRILAAHLPSPPKGRVICLAAGKGAGALAAAAERHYLDTVQLDPSRLSGLATTRHGHGVPTRRIEVVEAGHPVPDEAGMKAAGRTLELAETAGADDLVLVLMSGGGSANWIAPAEGVSFAQKQQMNKSLLRSGAPISEINTVRKHLSRIKGGRLARAAAPAPILTLAISDVPHDDPATIASGPTVPDQTTLADARAIVARYGIKAEDAVRHALDDPRNESCKPGDAAFERAEFKIIARPRESLDAAVAVAKQAGYQVIDLGADLEGEARTVAAAHAQLALKARAEGRKLAILSGGELTVTVRGNGRGGPNQEYVLALADLLADTAGISVLAGDTDGADGGAGSATDPAGAICDQRTFAKMRELKLDPKAYLDNNDATAFFTATGDLLNTGPTLTNVNDIRVVLVDPA; encoded by the coding sequence ATGACCGATAGACGTCCCCTGCTGCACGCGATCTTCGATGCCGCGGTCGCCGCAGCCCATCCCGACCGCATTCTCGCAGCTCATCTTCCCTCGCCGCCAAAGGGCCGAGTTATATGTCTCGCAGCCGGCAAGGGCGCGGGCGCATTGGCGGCTGCTGCCGAGCGGCATTATCTGGACACGGTTCAACTCGATCCCTCGCGGCTTTCGGGTCTTGCCACCACGCGGCATGGCCATGGCGTCCCCACGCGGCGCATCGAAGTCGTCGAGGCAGGCCATCCGGTGCCTGATGAGGCCGGCATGAAAGCCGCGGGCCGCACACTGGAGCTCGCCGAGACCGCTGGCGCCGACGATCTGGTTCTCGTGCTGATGTCGGGCGGCGGATCGGCCAATTGGATCGCACCTGCAGAAGGCGTCTCATTCGCCCAGAAACAGCAGATGAATAAAAGCCTCCTTCGATCTGGCGCGCCCATTTCCGAAATCAACACCGTGCGTAAGCACCTCTCGCGCATCAAGGGCGGACGCCTCGCCCGCGCAGCAGCGCCTGCTCCGATCCTGACGTTAGCGATTTCCGACGTCCCCCACGACGATCCCGCCACGATTGCATCCGGCCCCACGGTGCCTGATCAAACGACACTCGCAGATGCACGCGCAATCGTCGCGCGCTATGGCATCAAGGCTGAGGATGCGGTTCGTCATGCTCTTGACGATCCTCGCAACGAGAGCTGCAAGCCGGGAGATGCTGCATTCGAGCGCGCGGAATTCAAGATCATCGCGCGACCGCGCGAATCGCTCGATGCCGCCGTCGCGGTGGCCAAGCAAGCAGGCTACCAAGTCATCGACCTGGGAGCCGATCTCGAGGGAGAGGCTCGCACCGTTGCCGCCGCACATGCGCAATTGGCACTGAAGGCTCGTGCCGAAGGAAGAAAGCTCGCGATCCTGTCGGGCGGAGAGCTCACCGTGACTGTCCGCGGCAACGGCCGCGGTGGCCCGAACCAGGAATATGTGCTGGCGCTTGCAGATCTGCTTGCTGATACGGCCGGCATTTCAGTGCTGGCTGGCGATACCGACGGTGCTGACGGCGGCGCGGGGAGCGCGACCGATCCCGCCGGCGCGATTTGTGATCAGCGGACCTTCGCGAAAATGCGCGAACTCAAACTCGATCCCAAAGCGTATCTCGATAACAACGACGCAACCGCGTTCTTCACCGCCACCGGCGATCTCCTGAATACCGGGCCCACGCTGACAAACGTTAACGATATCCGCGTCGTTCTGGTTGATCCCGCATGA